CTATTttaatagggggaaaaaaaactgatttgtcaaaaattaactataaaaacttttctttttttttttgttatcattttaacagtttttatttcatgtcaTATGTAAGATTACTTTATTCCTGCATCTTCTCCAGCGTTTCTTCCTTGTATTTgcccttttcctttcctacttGGCGAGATTTGGCTTTGCGTTCGCGGATCTTTTTGCGTCTTTGTCCAGTTTTAGTCTAGTGATAACCACCTTGCTGGGGTGGGTGCCCACGTGGACGGTGGTGCCGTTCGCCTTCTCTCGCTGTACCCGTTCGATGTAGATGACATATTTCTTCCTGTAGACCTGGACTGCTTTTCCAATTTGCTGACCTTTGTAGTGTTCCCGCACGACCTGTACTTGGTCGTCCTTCCGGATGGGCATGGACCGGACGTTGTACTTCTGCCGCAGCTCTTTGGAAAGAGGGGACGACATAATCTTCCTGCGAATGTGGGAAGGGGCGTTGAAATGCCTTTTGCGGTTCTTGCTCCGGTCAGAGGTCACAAACGGATTGAACTTCATGGTGGCCGCTCCGCAGACCCAGTGATGGCCGAAAAAGGCCTATAAAAACTTTTCAAGGAACAAAGtggtatttcttttaaaactaaatgtaaataaatgctcTTGAAGACTGTGTAAACTTATTTTGTAATCCACTTGAAGGGGGAAATGGCATTGAAAAACATGCATTCTGGAAGTTGTACTTTACTATTTATAATACCATAGTCtctagcttttcttttaaaattgtgttttcttcCCAGTAGCGGGTCAGGCTTGTGGAGTGCCGGGACTGTGTGCTTCTCAGTTAGTTTACCCCTTGGCGTACATACCGCCTTTTCCCCTGCGTTGTGTACATTAACTATAGCAGGACACTAAGGAATGACCTGCTTAgtctggaatttaagaagcagTAGAAAATGATCTCCAAGAACTTGCgttttttttaataccaaagaGAGATGAATTTAAACAGTTTTAAGTATCAATGAGAGTTATGTCTTATTTGCTGTTTTCAGTCTACTTTCAAGTTCTTAGAGCTCAGTGTGTTCCCCTGGAGACTATTCTAAACAATGAAGTTAAGATGCTTTGTAAGAAGTAAGTTAGAACTGAGGACACCTGTAAGAGTTGGATCACATAACATGGGATGTTCTGTTTCCCTAATGAGCTTTTGATTTTGCAAAGGTTACTTGATTGTGCTCTCAGGAGATCATTTAAGTCTTCTGGCAAGATAAGATAATAAAGGAAGATTATCACCAAAACTGAGATAAGGGTAAAGGTGCCAAAATCAAATGAAGCAAGTAAACTGTGGGCAGAAAGCCCATGTGTGTTTCCGAGCGGACAGTTAGACCGCGTCTTCCATTGTGACCGTGTGTGGTTTGCTGATGTTTCTGTGAGTCTCCGCGATGGTAAGAGTGGTGCGATGCCCCGCTCAGGTCCGTGTGGGCATGCGTGCGTCATTTAGGATAGAATAAAGCTCTcccactcttaatttttttaaagaaagaagagtctTATTTTCTGACTTACTAAGTAAAGAATTCCCTTGTGAATTAAGCCCTTTGTCTTCCTGATTTAACTTTTCACTTAGTAATTCTACTGTCTGTGCCGTCTAGCTGGAGACTAGATAGCGCATCCATGTAGTACGTGTAAACGCACATGGGAAGAACCGCGTCAGCTAGGttctgctgctgtaacaaatcacggCCCACTCTGGGCGGCTTAAATCAGGGAAGCACTTCTCTCTCCCGGCATGGCCGTGAAATCGGCACGGAAGCTCTGCTCAGCGGTACAGGTTGACAGAGGAACCATCTTCTTGTACGTCACTGGTCACCATGCCTACGAGGGAAGAGAGATCTGGAGGGTCTCCCATTAGCAGTGAGACAGAAGGGACACACAGGTCTTATTTGACGCACTGGCCGGAGCCAGTCAGGCAGCCCCACGTGGCCATGGTAGGGCAGGAATTCAGCCCTGCCAGCGAAGACAGCTGAAAATACTTAAACAGCACCATCTTTCTGGTCATCAGCTACTCAGTCTGGCCTCTCTCATAGGCAAAATACACTCACTTCCTCCTCAAGGTAGGGAACACCCCAAGGTCCTCACCAGCCATGGTGATGTGGTTTTAAAGTGGTGGGGGGAGGTCCGGAGCccatggccaagaaagaattcttggtgGGAAAAGGTGATTTGGGGCCATacaggcagaaagagctgcactggggttgggAGGAGTGACTGATCATATACTGTGGAATTGGGGGCGGCAGGTGGGTAAGGAAGAACGGACATTTCCAAAAGGATTTTTATCGGCCACAGAGGACTCCTAAGATACTGGAGGCCTTGCTATTGTGGAGCTCAAGTTATTTTTCCCTCCGCAAAGCACTAACATTAAGctagtagggagttcctggaggaatattatactctgtatttgcctcaagtatttgccaGTGGGCTGAAGGTTGTAAAGAATTtcaattttatctacattttcttcttgccttcgTTCCTCGAATCACTACAGAGGGGAGTGTCCTGTTAGCGCTCCAGGAACTTGAGACTGTGGGTTTCTGGCGgctaggctattgataagattgcctttttctcgTAATTTACTGagagacatttgtaaactgacaGAGACTCATGTCCTGCGTGACGTGATCTccatcagttaaccatttgttcttccctttcctttgttcttgggcagccggagtgcctgaggaatgtcataCATGTCCCATGGGGGGAAGCGGGGGGCATTGGGAGGAGGAAGtttagcttgtgctttgccctgaGCTTGCCTCTGGCTCCCTCACCAAGGGCAGCAAGCTTGAAGTCCAGGGCCTCAGTGACTCAACGGTATGACGAATGGTGGTCTCTTTGTGAGATGACATACAATAGTCTCTACGTTGGATCCAAATGTTGCCTCTCTTGATCCAGAGACCTTGTGAAAGAATTTGACAGACCATCCCTGCCCTGACATGCAAAGTGCAGTCGCGGCTATCTACTGGACTCCCGTTTgaatctggggtgggggtggggggcggggcggagaaTAGGGGACCTATAGCAGTCAGTGGCCTATAGCAACATCTAAACGCTCTGAGCAGTCATTGAGAGGGCCTCCTCAGGACGGGGAGATGGTCTCGAATAGACTCTGATTTGGCTCCTCAGGGGGAACtggcttgtcttttctttctttgctccctAGCTTCGTCCTCTTggtccttcttcctcttttcctgttaTCTTCTTAACTCTATGTGGAATGGACTCACGAAGAAGATGCTATCCCTGTGGAGAATGACCAGCTTTCTTGGCCTGCCTCCTGCCACCGACACTTGAGGACCCAAGGACAATTTTAAGTCTTAAACAGTCACGGTCTCTTTTAACCCAGTCTAGAGGTTCTTTGGGCCACATCATGCTTAAGCACTtaattggctttttatttatttgtttccagtCAGCCCCGTGGGCCTTAGCCAGATTCACAGTTCTTTTCTGATCATACTTCAATTTGCTACAGAGCGCTGTCTTACTGGTCCCATACGTCTTCCCTGACTTAATTTTGCGTACAGGTATTTCTGCTATAATGCCACACATGCCATCCTGGGTTCTGCAGAATCATACATTAAAATGAATGGGGCTTATGGGAGAAAGCAGTTTGGGGCAGGCCGCTCAAAATCTGTGGAACAGCCTAATCAGTGTACTTATGAAACCAACAATGATGAAGATACATgtgttataataaatatattaaatatgtgttaTAAGAGTACCTATACTAAATCTCCATAGGCATATGCAGCCAGCACCAGTCAGTCGAACCTTTACGGGCTTAATTCCCTGGGGAGTGGATTCCTCCTCCGCTGAGACTGGGGTCTCAAAGACCTTCGTTTACAATGGAGACCAATTTCATTATAATTAGAATTTTGAtgtaggaggggcgcctgggtggctcagttggttaagtgttcggcttcggctcaggttatgatctcgcagttgtgggttcgagccctgcatcagggtctgtgctgacagctagctcagagccaggagcctgcttcggattctgtgtctccctctctctctgcccctcccctgctcgtgctgtctctctctgctctcaaaaataaattataaacatttaaaaaattttttgatgtagGAGATGGTGTAGGCCTTGggaatcaaaaaaatttttttgaaacacaGGAGGGGAGTGTTCCAACTTGTCTCAACTTGAAAAGGTCTAAAGTGGGAAGTTTGTGGTTTGTGTTCCTTGCGGTCAAGGAAGGCACTAAGTAGGATGCTCAGCTTTTTTCTTAAGGTCTTCATATGTTGTTCAgagtctctttttatttttattttttaatgtgctttgtttttgagagacagagacagcacgagcaggggaggggcagagagagagggagacacagaatctgatgacaggctccaagctctgagctagctgtcagcaaagagcctgacgtggggctcgaacccacaaactgcaagatcatgacctgagccaaagtccaaagctccaccgactaagccacccaggcgcccctcagggtCTCTTTTTAATGGTGAGAAAGCTTCCTTTTGATCACTTTAAACAGTAACTCGCAGGGGAAAAAATCTCATATACACCAACAGAACTTTGGTGTTACGCTGACATCACTTCCCCATTTACTAATAGCATCCGAACTAATTCACATTAGAGAAGTAGGCTTTGTAGCAAAACACAGGAAGAGACTGCTTTCCTCCTTAGTCTCTTCTGGAAAAGACGTTCTGCTGGGCCCCCCCCCTAATCCATTGGGAGGCTTTATCCGCAGTCCTGGGGCCAATCATAAGCAGCACACACTTCACAGCTTCAGTTCCCTGGCAGACCTCTGAGCTTTCTTTCTTAGATAAATAGGGATAGTCTCACCAATAATTTGACCACTGCATAAGAGTTGCTGTCCTTCTCgcctcccctgcctctccttgCCCCCTTTCACCAGCTCCTAAGACTTTGCTGtcgattttaatttttatggatgAAGCAACGCCCCGTTTGAGCATTCCATCTGTGTCCGCTAGGCCAGGCCAGATTATGCGGGCGATGGTACTAACCAACACCAGACCTCAGAGGTTTTAAAAAGATActctgtaaaattaaataaaaaataaaaataaaatctcctgcACCGTGGATATCCTGTAGGTCATTGTAGTCACTCAGGGACCCAGGTTGAGAGCAGTGATAGCAGTTGTCATCTTGAAGATCCGTGGtccctgaggcagagagaaaagacgTGTGGGGTGTCTTGGTCAGAAAATGCCCTGTCCTGCATGTCACTTAAGCTCACGGTATGATCGCGGTGCCCCGCCCACCTGCACGGGAGGGGCGGGGTTAGAACATGGGTCTTGACTATAAGCGCCTGGAGGCGGAGGGCACACAGGTCTTGGGGAAGAACACCTTAATGATGACCATAGCGAATTTCCCCCCAATTACTCTTCGTCTTCCTGGGTTTTGTTTAATTCTTAGTGTTTGCTGGTCAATTGAATTTTACTGTCTCTCCTCCCTTGCTTAATTTGAGATTATTAATGTGAGCAAGTTTAACGGTATTTGTCATAGTTTACATTATTTCCATGGGTCAGAAGTTGTGACGCTTGCAAAATAAAGCTAAGCAGCATTAAAAAGCTACTGGGACTTTCCTACGTAAATTATGAGGTGTGACATTTTGATATGGGGAAAAGATACGTGTTTATATGGACGCCTGAGTTTAAATCCTTTTGGAGTGTCATGTGTCCATGAGCCAGGAAGTCAGGCAGGCCTGGGTCAAGCACCACTGCAGTCATTTAATGGATATGGGATCTTAGACAAATTATTCAGGCTCTCAGAGGCGTAACTTcctcatatgtaaatataaaaacgTACAAATACATCTATCCAGATGTCAGGTAGAGCATGGTGGTGTTTATCACCAGGCTTTCTCACATTCCcctgaaatgaaagtaaaaatcactttttgaaaagaataaatccacaaggtcaaagaaaatggaagacagtAACAGAGGAATGACAGTAATAGTTGTGAACTACATATGTTAGTCCTAATAATGTAAGAATAAGTACTAATTTAGCAAAAAGCTGTGATCCAACTATTattgggaagaggaagggaaggttgGGAGCAAACAGGTAAGAAAACTATAGTGAGAGGCAAAAAGTAatatctaaaactgaaaaaaatcaagaaacaaatatCAGATTTAGAAACATGGAAGTAAAtattgggggggggaggagctaATAAAGTAGTTGAGCAGTTTCGTCTGAGGGGATGGGTTTCACATAGGGTGGAGTAGGCAGAGGGCTGCTCTTTTTGTTATAAACCTTGCCATATATCTGActtctgtgcttttccttttttagtgacttgataaaaagccaaaaattaaaaaaacgaGTTTCAAATGCAACCCCACTGTCTTGTGGTGGCTattgaatagaaataataataagcacCTTTACCTGCCGGTGCACAGAGCAGGCATTCAGCAAACGCtagtttccttccttccgtcGCCTGGACAGGGTATGTGTTTGCAGTAATATTCATGACTCAGAGATTAGGTGGTTGGCTAAACAGCAATGTGAGGTATGTCACAAAGCAAATTCTGTgcccttctaatttttttttaatggatggttttatttttcttggaaccATATCAGCCTGATGGTTACTGTTTCTTAGAATTTAGTCCTCTGTGCAACCGACACACAGAAAAGTCCCCAGCTCTTGAGCACATCTAGTCTGTTCACGTGGAACAGACTTAAGGATTCTTAGCAACTTTGAACTTACTCTAATAAACCCGAACACAGTAATGTCTACACCTAGATTTTATTGTACTGAAAGCCAAGGACATTTTCTGTCTCGTCTGTAGTTGTGTTGGTTAGCTGTTCTAGTCCCCGAGCTCGCTGCCAGTTTTGTTGTTGGAGCCCGCCCTGTGGTGGACGGTGGTGACCGAGGTCATAAAGCCAGGAGGCAGAAAGCCCTTGTGTGTTTCACGTATGATGTGTGTTACGTAACAAGACTGCATTCTCTTCGGACAGGGGCCATGTATTCTGCCGTATCGTTATGTCCTGTTGCACCCAGCATGATGAATACCATGCAAGAGTAGACACTCATTCCGTCCTCAGGTATATCCTGAACGCCTACTAAGGGCTCGGCACTCTGCGCTAAGCCCAGAAGATAGATCTCAGTGTACCAGACAGAGCCTGCCTCCTGCTGTCCTTGACTTAACGTTCCAGCCAAATATGCGTTGACTTTCGTAGCCCAGTAGCCCAGTAAAAGAACGGCCCACCCTGTACCACTTAAGCAGGATAAAGAATCGTACGTATACAGAGTTTAATCCGTTTGAGCCATGTCTGTTGTGTGCCGTCCACGTGTGCTGTGAGAAGGAAGTAGTGGTGTCTgaccttttttcctctctgcttttctttgtagATAAGATGCGCCACGGCACTTGCAGCTCTCTTCAGAAGAAAACTCACTAGTGCTCTGCTCTTGCTCTCACACCAAACCTTCTGGCTTCTGCTTTGGTGCTGCAACCCTCGAAGAATTGCACCCGGGCTCCAGGAATACCTTTTGTGCGTTTGAGTGGTTCTTTTGTGGATGGCAAATTATTTGAGTCTTAATAATTACTCTGTTTTAAAGCGATCTCTAGTCTGAACTGCTTAATAAGTCGGGCCACATACCAATGAGCCACACAGCCAGCCCGGGTCAGGAGCTGGTGGCAAACTGTGCCGCACGTGTAGCAGGAATGGCCCAAGAAGACGGCCGTCGCGGTCAAGTGCCATCTACCTTTTATCATGGTGCCAACCAAGAACTCGACCTGTCCACCAAAGTGTACAAAAGGGAGTCAGGAAGTCCGTACTCTGTGCTGGTGGACACCAAGATGAGCAAGCCACATCTCCACGAAACAGACGAACAGACGTATTTCAGGGAGACCAGAGCAGTGTCTGACGTGCATCCTGTTAAGGAAGACCGGGAGAATTCCGATGACacggaagaggaggaggaggaggaggaggtctcTTACAAAAGGGAGCAGATCATAGTGGAGGTAAACCTTAATAATCAAACATTAAATGTCTCTAAAGGGGAAAAGGGTGTCTCTTCTCAGTCCAAAGAGACTCCTGTTCTTAAGACAAGCagcgaggaggaagaggaggagagtgaCGGGGAGGCCACCGATGACAGCGACGACTATGGGGAGAACGGCaggcagaagaagaaggagaagccGGCCGAGAAGGCCAGCGTCGCACAGAGGCGAACGAGGAGGGCCAGCTCGGTGGCTGCCGCCGCCGCTTCCCCGACGCCCAGGACCACGAGGGGGCGCGGGAAGAGCGCGGAGCCCCCCAAGAGGAAGAAGCGGGCAGCCAAGGAGCCCAGAGCCCCGGCCCAGAAGGCTAAGTGTGAGGAGAAGGAGACTCTGACCTGTGAGAAGTGCCCCAGGGTGTTTAATACTCGCTGGTACCTGGAGAAGCACATGAACGTTACTCACAGGCGCATGCAGATCTGTGATAAGTGTGGCAAGAAGTTTGTCCTGGAAAGTGAGCTGTCCCTTCACCAGCAAACAGACTGTGAGAAAAATATTCAGGTAGGTTTCCTCACCGAGAGGGCAAACTTGCTAGGACCCAGCCTGGCGGTTCAGACTCAGCCGGTGTCTGCCCGAGAGAATAAATGCAGCAGAGGCTGAAGGGACAGTTCGCACCGATGTCTCTTTCTGAAAGCTCCTGCTTCGGGCTTTTCAAAACCCAGGCTTAacattttctctcaaaagcaTTGCATTTAACTGACGCCGGACTGGTTGGGAACCCAGGTACGCGGAAGGGGGACTCTGTTGTAGGTCGGTGCCCAGGAAGTAAGGTCAACACCGACTCTGCGCGGAGATTCCCCGTGGTAAGCCCTGTCACGTGTCATTCATTCTGGCATCTTCTCAGTCCCGGTGGGAGATGCTGAGTGAAGGTCAGGAATAGAGAGAGGCCCCCCTCTGGGGTCGACAGGGTGCCAGACTGTAGTGCAGCTGACGGGGGCAGAAACCGTGCTGACTCAGACCGGTGAAAACGGAAGACCTCCCGGAGTGAGTGTGCTTTTGCCAGTGGAGAGATGACAACATTAACGTTTATCAAGAGGCTGAGCCCACGGGAATATGCAGACTTTAAGCAGAGGCTGAGCTGGTCGAAAGTGGGGCCCGCCTGGCCGTAGGGTGACGTATGGGCCCGTGCAGTGTCGTTGAGGTAACAGAGAGTGTTTTCCAACCGGGCTGCTGTCGCGGTAGGTTAAGAGGTGTGCCAGTTCTGGTACGTTGTGTGAACTGTATTGTGTTGAGCTGGACGGGTTTGTCCTGGTGAATGCATATTGCTGGATATTCGCAAAAGGTAAGTCTATGCACGCCTCCCTCAGACTTGGAAAATACACGTCCGCTGTGCCATATTCGAGCCGAACTTCTTTGGAACGAGGAAATGGTTTTGCTTTGGCCGGGTTCTAGGAGGGCGCTCGGTCGGGGGCGCCCCCTTGTTCCCGCAGTCCCACTCGCGTGTGTCAGCTGTGGAGATCGTTGCTTTAAAGAGGTGTTTAAAGCATAAATTATGTTTGCTAAAAATCCACTGCCTTGTGATTTTGTCGACTGTGACTTGATCCGTTACACGCTTGGTAGTGAACgaaggcccctgggtggctccgtcggtgaagcgtccgacttcagctcaggtcatgatctcaccttcgtgggttcgagccctgcgttgggctctgtgctgacagctcagagcctggagcctgcttcagattctgtgtctccctctctctctgaccctctcctgctcacactgtgtctctctctctcaaaaataaataaacattaaaaaaaaaatggaaggctGAGTGGTGGTGCCCATGCCCTCCGGTCCCTACCATCGCCCTTGCTCAGCTGTGGTAGTTCAGGCCCAA
The genomic region above belongs to Suricata suricatta isolate VVHF042 chromosome 17, meerkat_22Aug2017_6uvM2_HiC, whole genome shotgun sequence and contains:
- the LOC115282325 gene encoding LOW QUALITY PROTEIN: 60S ribosomal protein L26-like (The sequence of the model RefSeq protein was modified relative to this genomic sequence to represent the inferred CDS: inserted 1 base in 1 codon), with amino-acid sequence MKFNPFVTSDRSKNRKRHFNAPSHIRRKIMSSPLSKELRQKYNVRSMPIRKDDQVQVVREHYKGQQIGKAVQVYRKKYVIYIERVQREKANGTTVHVGTHPSKVVITRLKLDKDXKKIRERKAKSRQVGKEKGKYKEETLEKMQE